One genomic segment of Cerasicoccus sp. TK19100 includes these proteins:
- a CDS encoding right-handed parallel beta-helix repeat-containing protein — MKLPKFIYRRGSLLAIITLLSATALSAANLVSNGDFESFKDGQPAQWTTSANTASFEYDTANKPEGTKGSLKVTCTAAGRGQGQIIQKVNVPQPGLYYVQGWINSPGATQGFLQIKLYEGGKEFKRIGIREPGKGWVKIGMEIDTLGATQIALLLRYNQAERNVGESLWFADVSLIPASERVRETPTIANLEAVPTFNSIGVYADISGDMSVSTQGHMEYRKKGESDWRSTLGVVWHGETKQMRGSLLNLAEDTEYEAKVWLTDDTIGLISEPQIVSCQTWSSNTPIGKTIYLDPGVSSAPLILSEKGTPDAWVLITRSSESSSTLDVKNEADYAIHIKDSAYVVVENLSIKGSIKDAVLIEESSDVRIRRCDISEWGQPGTLTEVSNPKWGRGPLYLDDDGNRINLQAGVRIQRGARRVVVEDCFIHAPRGRANNWSAGHPLGPTSIIMSMSDGNHVIRNNDLVGSENHRFNDTIEGAYNNKVNGGPYRDTDIQGNIMFFSNDDGIELDGGQMNVRMFNNWIQSSLCGISTAPTIYGPSYLFRNLIVLEGEERGHTNFAFKVGGNRTQEPGINYIFHNTVYSHSKALRGGNWGKGPTPIQTRNNLIALGDILYPQIAQGDFDYDMLRPGAMDPARDEWQQNGVEGVEEFRNRTAGDYRLSQGSPAFNRGVHLPMVNDGFSGSAPDLGAFPGNSDALFPVRNSGLSVLPMVAAIEMLEGEGPTKHSVVEVSAPTDLGKSWRAIPNSPWISVSPASGVCDGRPHQLTISFNESNKQIGPMEGAVTIRTDSGYNRTVFVKGNAHPESAQEFAVVAADLEHSGFQIVEKAGAPTASILKAPSARVEANASYIKLPVDIAEPGVYYLHALTYVPGPGAAGHDSLRLQIDDGEITYWPFRKASSGKWQWQIADIFKEEYPQKIELSKGKHMITIWGRESETEIAKFVLSQSPISPEDVSVPIARK, encoded by the coding sequence ATGAAACTCCCAAAATTTATCTACCGCAGAGGCAGTCTGCTGGCCATCATCACGCTACTGAGTGCAACCGCCCTGAGTGCGGCAAATCTCGTGTCCAATGGAGATTTCGAAAGCTTCAAGGATGGTCAGCCAGCGCAGTGGACGACATCGGCAAACACTGCGTCATTTGAGTATGATACTGCGAATAAACCAGAGGGTACTAAGGGCAGCCTGAAGGTCACCTGCACTGCTGCCGGTAGGGGACAGGGCCAGATTATTCAGAAAGTAAATGTGCCTCAGCCGGGCCTGTATTATGTGCAGGGATGGATTAATTCACCCGGGGCGACTCAAGGCTTTTTGCAAATTAAGCTCTATGAAGGAGGTAAAGAATTTAAGCGGATCGGCATCCGCGAGCCCGGCAAAGGCTGGGTGAAAATTGGTATGGAAATCGACACCCTCGGCGCTACTCAAATCGCCCTGTTGTTACGCTACAATCAAGCTGAAAGGAATGTCGGTGAGTCGCTGTGGTTTGCTGATGTTTCTCTGATTCCCGCGAGCGAGCGCGTTCGTGAAACGCCGACGATTGCCAACTTGGAAGCCGTGCCGACTTTTAACTCGATTGGCGTGTATGCAGATATTTCTGGAGACATGAGCGTGTCGACTCAGGGTCACATGGAATACCGGAAGAAAGGGGAGTCTGACTGGCGTTCGACACTTGGCGTTGTCTGGCATGGCGAAACCAAGCAAATGCGAGGCAGTTTGCTAAACTTGGCTGAGGATACGGAGTATGAAGCGAAGGTATGGCTGACGGATGACACTATCGGTCTGATCTCGGAGCCGCAGATCGTATCCTGTCAAACCTGGAGCAGCAATACGCCTATTGGCAAAACGATTTATTTGGATCCAGGTGTATCCTCAGCGCCGCTTATTCTAAGCGAGAAAGGAACGCCAGATGCATGGGTACTCATCACGCGATCCTCCGAATCATCGTCGACGCTGGATGTAAAGAACGAAGCCGATTACGCGATCCATATTAAGGATTCCGCCTACGTCGTTGTTGAGAACTTAAGCATCAAAGGGAGCATTAAGGACGCAGTGCTGATTGAAGAGTCGAGCGATGTGCGAATCCGCCGTTGCGATATTTCGGAGTGGGGGCAACCGGGCACTCTGACCGAGGTTTCGAATCCCAAGTGGGGCAGGGGGCCCCTCTATTTGGACGACGATGGTAACCGGATTAACTTACAAGCCGGTGTCCGTATCCAGCGCGGAGCGCGCCGGGTCGTTGTGGAGGATTGCTTCATCCATGCGCCTCGTGGCCGCGCGAACAACTGGAGTGCTGGCCACCCGCTCGGGCCGACATCTATCATCATGTCGATGTCCGATGGTAATCATGTTATCCGAAACAATGACTTGGTCGGATCTGAAAACCATCGCTTTAATGACACCATTGAGGGCGCATATAACAATAAGGTTAATGGTGGTCCCTATCGCGACACCGATATTCAGGGCAACATAATGTTCTTTAGTAATGACGATGGTATCGAGCTCGATGGCGGCCAAATGAACGTTCGGATGTTTAACAATTGGATTCAAAGCAGCCTGTGCGGCATTAGCACTGCACCCACGATCTACGGGCCTTCCTATCTTTTTCGTAACTTGATTGTGCTGGAAGGTGAAGAGCGCGGACATACGAATTTTGCCTTTAAGGTCGGTGGTAATCGGACGCAGGAGCCGGGCATCAATTACATTTTCCACAACACCGTTTATAGCCACAGCAAAGCTCTTCGTGGAGGAAACTGGGGCAAGGGCCCGACTCCGATTCAGACGCGCAACAATCTCATTGCTCTGGGCGACATCCTATATCCGCAAATTGCTCAAGGCGACTTCGACTACGACATGTTGCGTCCTGGGGCGATGGATCCTGCTCGCGATGAGTGGCAGCAAAATGGTGTGGAAGGTGTCGAAGAGTTCCGTAATCGTACAGCCGGCGATTATCGTCTCTCGCAGGGTTCGCCGGCTTTCAATCGCGGCGTGCATCTGCCAATGGTCAATGATGGCTTTTCTGGTAGCGCGCCAGACCTCGGCGCATTCCCCGGCAATAGTGATGCGTTATTTCCTGTTCGAAATTCCGGACTGTCCGTGCTCCCGATGGTTGCGGCCATCGAGATGCTCGAGGGCGAAGGACCGACAAAGCATTCAGTTGTTGAGGTATCCGCGCCAACGGATCTAGGCAAGTCGTGGCGAGCGATTCCTAACTCTCCTTGGATTAGCGTTTCCCCTGCCAGTGGAGTTTGTGATGGGAGGCCACATCAACTCACCATTAGCTTCAATGAGTCCAACAAGCAGATAGGCCCGATGGAGGGCGCAGTTACTATTCGCACAGACTCTGGTTATAATCGGACTGTATTCGTGAAAGGCAATGCTCACCCGGAATCAGCGCAAGAGTTTGCTGTTGTCGCGGCGGACCTGGAGCATTCTGGTTTTCAGATCGTTGAGAAGGCTGGTGCTCCAACCGCATCGATTTTAAAAGCGCCCAGCGCCCGGGTTGAGGCGAATGCATCTTACATTAAGCTGCCTGTAGATATCGCTGAACCCGGTGTCTATTATTTGCACGCGCTGACCTATGTGCCTGGTCCCGGAGCGGCTGGTCACGATAGTCTGCGCCTGCAGATTGATGATGGAGAAATAACCTATTGGCCTTTCCGGAAAGCCTCGTCGGGAAAGTGGCAATGGCAGATCGCAGATATTTTTAAGGAAGAGTACCCGCAGAAAATTGAACTATCGAAAGGCAAGCACATGATTACGATTTGGGGACGGGAGAGCGAAACTGAGATTGCAAAATTCGTTCTGAGCCAGAGTCCGATTTCGCCAGAAGATGTTAGTGTGCCCATTGCCCGGAAGTAA
- a CDS encoding carbohydrate binding domain-containing protein, giving the protein MTWNFISMRAAKVRAIIVFAMAILCGGAVCGDNLIINGDFNESSDGNVANWRCPAGSSYTLVIDREEKPNGVERSLRVAINNSGKGLGQITQKFPVEPDANYLLEGWVMSNGSEQGSIQIKLYSGKEEIERIRVLSSGAGWERLTKQFTATNADWAEVLLRFKQTSKEIGNELNFADIRVTLVPTEPDNS; this is encoded by the coding sequence ATGACATGGAACTTCATATCAATGCGCGCGGCTAAGGTTCGCGCGATCATCGTATTCGCAATGGCCATACTTTGCGGAGGTGCTGTTTGTGGGGATAATCTAATCATCAATGGTGATTTTAACGAATCCTCAGATGGGAATGTCGCGAACTGGAGATGCCCCGCCGGCAGCAGCTATACGCTAGTCATTGATCGCGAGGAAAAACCCAATGGCGTCGAACGTAGCTTAAGGGTGGCTATTAATAATTCCGGAAAAGGCCTTGGCCAGATCACCCAGAAGTTTCCAGTCGAGCCAGATGCCAATTACCTGCTTGAGGGTTGGGTTATGTCGAATGGCTCCGAGCAAGGCTCGATCCAAATCAAACTTTACTCTGGCAAAGAGGAAATCGAGCGGATTCGAGTTTTATCCAGTGGTGCTGGCTGGGAGCGACTAACCAAACAATTTACGGCCACCAATGCTGACTGGGCTGAAGTTTTACTTCGCTTTAAGCAAACGAGCAAAGAGATCGGGAATGAATTAAATTTTGCCGATATCCGGGTGACTCTAGTGCCCACAGAACCTGATAACTCCTAA
- a CDS encoding Gfo/Idh/MocA family protein has product MPLARPSSAVEDASSNASAPLLGGAKRRPLRVALVGASGYAKAHLRLITMGSSEGLFQLVGAAVINQGDEPERCREIGKLGGELFPDFDSMIAELAGELDLCFIPTGIHHHASMTIAALKAGANVLVEKPIAATIQEVEAIRQCVAETGRFVAVGFQSVYDPATRWLKEAILSGVIGKVQTIRSRAMWPRSSVYYARNNWAGKLKVENAWVLDSPFNNALAHQLNLMCFLAGHDMKASARPLSVQSELYRTRDIESADTACLRIRTNTDISLYNYVSHSCVDTLNPWVEVLGDAGTASWSLDQVTIQPHGASVQVKACLDFNRLLKCVGSQVFARVTDTEAPVCSLDNAEAHTLCVNGAHESAAIRDIPQQYLTTHQQAGGESQIAINDLSVYMSEAFDQGKLFSEIGVPWASSGKEICMLEYRQFPSRRLPQ; this is encoded by the coding sequence ATGCCATTAGCCAGACCCAGTTCCGCTGTAGAGGACGCCAGTTCGAATGCTTCTGCACCTTTGCTAGGAGGCGCGAAACGCCGACCACTCCGTGTCGCCTTGGTCGGCGCTTCGGGCTATGCGAAGGCTCACCTGAGACTGATAACGATGGGTTCTTCGGAAGGGCTTTTCCAACTGGTGGGTGCTGCCGTCATTAATCAAGGCGATGAGCCGGAGCGTTGTCGGGAAATTGGGAAGTTGGGTGGTGAGCTTTTTCCGGACTTTGATTCGATGATTGCTGAGCTCGCGGGAGAGCTGGATTTGTGCTTCATCCCAACCGGCATTCACCACCATGCGTCGATGACCATAGCTGCACTCAAGGCAGGTGCCAATGTTCTGGTAGAGAAGCCGATTGCTGCCACGATTCAGGAAGTAGAGGCTATTCGCCAATGTGTTGCGGAAACGGGGCGATTCGTTGCCGTTGGATTTCAAAGCGTTTATGATCCGGCTACCCGCTGGCTGAAAGAAGCAATCCTTTCTGGAGTGATCGGAAAGGTCCAGACAATCCGCTCGCGGGCTATGTGGCCTCGCTCCAGTGTTTACTACGCGCGAAACAACTGGGCTGGAAAGCTGAAGGTAGAAAATGCATGGGTGCTCGATTCACCCTTTAATAACGCGCTGGCCCATCAGCTAAACTTGATGTGCTTTCTTGCGGGGCATGATATGAAAGCCTCGGCTCGACCGTTATCAGTTCAGTCGGAGCTATATCGCACAAGAGACATTGAAAGTGCGGACACTGCTTGCCTTCGTATCAGGACAAACACCGACATATCGCTCTATAATTACGTTAGCCACAGTTGCGTAGATACATTGAATCCGTGGGTGGAAGTTCTTGGCGATGCTGGAACCGCCAGTTGGAGTCTGGATCAGGTGACGATACAGCCCCACGGTGCTTCGGTGCAGGTAAAAGCCTGCTTGGATTTCAACCGTTTGCTCAAATGCGTTGGCAGCCAAGTTTTTGCACGGGTGACAGACACAGAAGCTCCTGTTTGCAGTCTGGATAATGCCGAGGCGCATACTCTTTGTGTCAATGGGGCGCACGAATCTGCGGCTATCAGGGACATTCCGCAGCAATACCTGACCACGCATCAGCAAGCTGGCGGAGAATCTCAAATCGCGATTAACGATTTGAGCGTATACATGTCAGAGGCCTTTGATCAGGGAAAACTCTTCAGCGAAATTGGCGTTCCTTGGGCGAGTTCGGGGAAGGAGATATGCATGCTGGAGTATCGACAGTTTCCATCTCGTCGGTTGCCTCAGTGA